The Impatiens glandulifera chromosome 8, dImpGla2.1, whole genome shotgun sequence genome includes a window with the following:
- the LOC124913165 gene encoding uncharacterized protein LOC124913165, translating to MAENKVHPATIVSNIKACIPITLDYEGKQYNSWSTLFQLHCRANMVINHIQPLTVNPSVAVPAPTESEKALTQRLDDIVCQWIYGTISNDLLNSILDPDDSAVDAWNRLQQFFLNNKSARALQFDAQFTNTKLAHFDGVKSYCAKLKTLADNLRNVGDKVSDNRMALQLLKGLSEEYKSFRTSVRHLNPLPSFDTLRSMLELEEHENAVDLSIESHVEAHITQSHLSSQNNADNSHYSSRGNNQRNGGNGRKTTKGKGSSGKGKGASGNQPRNGGAS from the coding sequence atGGCCGAAAACAAGGTTCATCCAGCCACCATTGTTTCCAACATCAAGGCGTGCATCCCTATCACCCTTGATTATGAAGGAAAACAATACAACAGCTGGTCCACCCTTTTTCAACTTCATTGCCGTGCTAATATGGTGATCAACCATATTCAACCTCTAACAGTTAATCCTTCGGTCGCGGTTCCCGCTCCGACGGAATCCGAAAAGGCTTTAACACAGAGACTTGATGACATTGTTTGTCAATGGATTTACGGGACCATTTCTAATGATCTCCTAAATTCCATCCTCGATCCTGATGACTCGGCAGTTGATGCTTGGAACAGATTGCAGCAATTTTTTCTTAACAACAAATCTGCAAGAGCTTTGCAATTTGATGCGCAATTTACAAACACCAAGCTTGCTCATTTTGATGGTGTTAAGTCTTATTGCGCTAAGCTAAAAACTCTAGCTGATAATTTGAGGAATGTTGGAGATAAAGTCTCTGACAATCGAATGGCTTTACAACTTTTGAAAGGCCTCTCGGAGGAATATAAGTCCTTTCGAACGTCCGTTCGTCATCTTAACCCGTTGCCCTCTTTTGATACTCTTCGTTCAATGCTGGAATTAGAAGAACATGAGAATGCTGTTGATCTCTCTATTGAGTCTCATGTAGAGGCTCATATCACGCAATCACATTTATCGTCCCAAAATAATGCTGATAATTCCCATTATTCTTCTCGGGGTAATAATCAACGTAATGGTGGCAATGGCCGGAAAACCACCAAGGGAAAGGGCAGTTCCGGTAAGGGTAAGGGTGCCTCTGGCAATCAACCGCGTAATGGTGGTGCCTCGTAG